In Streptomyces capitiformicae, one genomic interval encodes:
- a CDS encoding MBL fold metallo-hydrolase, whose translation MPLQKVRPGTVHRVRPDISVLADSLEVPGIGHIPVNAFVLHGAQPLVIDTGLGLPDRNFVETLSTVLDPVDVRWIWLTHPDRDHTGGIFDLLAAAPDARVVTTFIGAGILSCERPLPLDRAYLLNPGETMNIGDRTLTGFRPPLFDNPATVGFFDNHSGVCFSSDCFGAPLPTADLAQADDVRAVAVEDLRAAQLLWATVDSPWVHNVDVEKFVTTFQPLKDRKPDLVLSTHLPPATGITGSMLDTLAFAPSAPPFMGPDQAALEQLLAGFEPNGGGD comes from the coding sequence ATGCCCCTTCAAAAGGTCCGTCCGGGCACGGTGCACAGGGTCCGCCCGGACATCAGCGTTCTGGCCGACAGCCTCGAGGTACCGGGCATCGGCCACATCCCGGTGAACGCGTTCGTGCTGCACGGTGCCCAACCGCTGGTCATCGACACAGGCCTGGGCCTGCCCGACCGGAACTTCGTCGAGACCCTCAGCACCGTGCTGGACCCCGTGGACGTCCGCTGGATCTGGCTCACCCACCCCGACCGCGACCACACGGGCGGGATCTTCGACCTGCTGGCGGCGGCGCCCGACGCACGCGTCGTGACGACCTTCATCGGCGCCGGAATCCTCTCCTGCGAACGCCCGCTGCCCCTCGACCGCGCCTACCTGCTGAACCCCGGCGAGACCATGAACATAGGCGACCGCACCCTCACCGGCTTCCGCCCGCCGCTGTTCGACAACCCGGCGACCGTCGGCTTCTTCGACAACCACTCCGGTGTCTGTTTCAGCTCCGACTGCTTCGGTGCCCCGCTCCCCACCGCCGACCTCGCCCAGGCCGACGACGTCCGCGCCGTCGCCGTCGAGGATCTGCGCGCCGCGCAACTCCTGTGGGCCACGGTCGACAGTCCCTGGGTCCACAACGTCGACGTGGAGAAGTTCGTCACGACGTTCCAGCCCCTCAAGGACCGCAAGCCCGACCTGGTCCTCTCCACCCACCTGCCCCCGGCCACCGGAATCACCGGCTCCATGCTCGACACCCTCGCCTTCGCCCCCTCCGCCCCGCCGTTCATGGGCCCGGACCAGGCGGCGTTGGAGCAGCTGCTGGCGGGCTTCGAACCGAACGGGGGTGGCGACTGA
- a CDS encoding NAD(P)-dependent alcohol dehydrogenase produces the protein MTTTVAAYAAPAAKAPLERTTIERREVGEFDVLIDIKFAGICHSDIHQAREGWGEAIFPIVPGHEIAGVVEAVGSGVTKFAVGDRVGVGCMVDSCGECENCKAGTEQFCLKGNVPTYNGLDKNGEPTYGGYSEKIVVDEKYTVRIPDGLSLDVAAPLLCAGITTYSPLKHWNAGPGKKVAVVGLGGLGHMGVKIAHALGAEVTVLSQSLRKKDDGLKLGADHYYATSDPKTFEELAGTFDIVLSTVSAPLDFGAYLSLLKTGGALVNVGAPEEPIALNLFSLIAGNKTLAGSMIGGIAETQEMLDFCAEHGLGSEIELIDASEINEAYERVLASDVRYRFVIDTATI, from the coding sequence ATGACCACCACTGTTGCCGCCTACGCGGCCCCCGCCGCCAAGGCTCCGCTGGAGCGCACCACCATAGAGCGCCGCGAGGTCGGTGAGTTCGATGTGCTGATAGACATCAAGTTCGCCGGAATCTGCCACTCCGACATCCACCAGGCCCGGGAGGGATGGGGCGAGGCGATCTTCCCGATAGTGCCGGGTCACGAGATCGCCGGTGTCGTCGAGGCCGTGGGCTCCGGCGTCACCAAGTTCGCCGTCGGCGACCGGGTCGGGGTCGGCTGCATGGTCGACTCCTGCGGCGAGTGCGAGAACTGCAAGGCCGGTACGGAGCAGTTCTGCCTCAAGGGCAACGTCCCCACGTACAACGGCCTCGACAAGAACGGGGAGCCCACCTACGGCGGCTACTCCGAGAAGATCGTCGTGGACGAGAAGTACACGGTCCGTATCCCGGACGGCTTGTCCCTGGACGTGGCCGCACCGCTGCTGTGCGCGGGCATCACCACCTACTCCCCGCTCAAGCACTGGAACGCCGGCCCCGGGAAGAAGGTCGCCGTCGTCGGCCTCGGCGGGCTCGGCCACATGGGCGTGAAGATCGCACACGCGCTGGGCGCCGAGGTGACGGTCCTCTCCCAGTCCCTGCGCAAGAAGGACGACGGGCTGAAGCTGGGCGCCGACCACTACTACGCCACCAGTGACCCGAAGACCTTCGAGGAACTGGCCGGCACGTTCGACATCGTGCTGTCCACGGTGTCGGCGCCGCTCGACTTCGGCGCGTACCTGTCGCTGCTGAAGACCGGGGGCGCGCTGGTGAACGTGGGCGCGCCCGAGGAGCCCATCGCGCTCAACCTCTTCTCCCTCATCGCCGGCAACAAGACCCTCGCCGGCTCCATGATCGGCGGCATCGCCGAGACGCAGGAAATGCTGGACTTCTGCGCTGAGCACGGTCTCGGGTCGGAGATCGAGCTGATCGACGCGTCCGAGATCAACGAGGCGTACGAGCGAGTGCTGGCCAGTGACGTCCGCTACCGGTTCGTGATCGACACGGCGACGATCTGA
- a CDS encoding DMT family transporter, whose product MPNRTTPLPHSRRTTSTDDPRPASRTALLGGPAPILTSAVLWGTTGAAGSLAPKAAPAATVGCAGLVLGGILLFLTSRGARCLPVGCTRRERWLLALGALAVAGYPVTFYPAVARTGVAVATVIALGSAPVFAGLLAWITGQARPTARWAGATTAAVLGCTLLVLGPTLTGHATPMDLTGVALAACGGLSYATYSLIGGRLITTGHPSDAVMGVLFGAAGLLVLPLVVFLDAHWLVTARGAAVAGYLALFTVWLAYRLFGHGLRRTPASTATSLTLVEPAVAAILGVTVLGERLPVISWCGLTVLALGLVLLTVPFRVGGRRK is encoded by the coding sequence GTGCCGAACCGCACCACCCCCTTGCCTCACTCGCGCCGGACGACATCGACCGATGACCCGCGCCCTGCCTCACGTACCGCGCTCCTCGGCGGCCCCGCACCGATCCTCACCTCGGCCGTGCTGTGGGGCACGACCGGAGCCGCCGGGTCCCTGGCGCCCAAGGCCGCGCCCGCGGCGACTGTCGGCTGTGCGGGGCTCGTCCTCGGCGGCATCCTGCTGTTCCTGACCTCGCGCGGCGCCCGCTGCCTGCCCGTCGGCTGCACCCGCCGTGAGCGGTGGCTGCTCGCCCTCGGGGCCCTGGCGGTCGCCGGCTATCCGGTCACCTTCTATCCGGCGGTGGCCCGCACCGGTGTGGCCGTGGCCACCGTGATCGCGCTGGGCAGCGCGCCGGTCTTCGCCGGGCTGCTGGCCTGGATCACCGGGCAGGCGCGGCCGACCGCCCGCTGGGCCGGTGCCACGACGGCCGCCGTACTGGGCTGCACCTTGCTGGTGCTGGGCCCCACACTCACCGGGCATGCCACGCCGATGGACCTGACGGGCGTCGCGCTCGCCGCGTGCGGGGGGCTGTCGTACGCCACGTACTCGCTGATCGGCGGCAGGCTCATCACCACCGGGCACCCTTCCGACGCGGTGATGGGCGTGCTGTTCGGCGCGGCCGGACTGCTGGTGCTGCCGCTCGTGGTGTTCCTCGACGCGCACTGGCTGGTCACGGCCCGTGGCGCGGCCGTGGCGGGATACCTGGCCCTGTTCACCGTCTGGCTGGCCTACCGGCTCTTCGGACACGGACTGCGTCGTACGCCGGCGTCGACGGCCACGTCGCTGACGCTGGTCGAGCCCGCCGTCGCGGCGATCCTGGGGGTCACCGTCCTCGGTGAGCGCCTGCCCGTCATCTCCTGGTGCGGACTGACCGTCCTCGCGCTGGGCCTGGTCCTGCTGACGGTCCCCTTCCGCGTCGGTGGCCGGAGGAAGTAG
- a CDS encoding DUF4389 domain-containing protein — MIPVTASDVRIEASLDPGLSRWMWLVKWLLAIPHYIVLCFLWIGFMLVTVVAFFAILITGRYPRPLFDFSVGVLRWNWRVSYYAHTALGTDRYPPFTLADVPDYPAHFDIAYPERLSRGLVLVKWWLLAIPQYVVVGILLGGWGNDEGWRYSGLIPFLSLVAVIILAVKARYPGHLFDLLLGLARWVARVTAYAALLTDQYPPFRLDMGGREAAPATTA; from the coding sequence ATGATTCCCGTAACCGCGTCAGACGTGCGTATCGAGGCGTCTCTCGATCCGGGGCTGTCCCGATGGATGTGGCTGGTGAAATGGCTACTCGCCATTCCGCACTACATCGTGCTGTGTTTCCTGTGGATCGGCTTCATGCTGGTCACCGTCGTCGCGTTCTTCGCCATCCTGATCACCGGCCGGTATCCGCGACCCCTCTTCGACTTCAGTGTCGGCGTACTGCGCTGGAACTGGCGTGTCAGCTATTACGCCCATACGGCACTCGGCACCGACCGGTACCCACCGTTCACGCTCGCCGACGTGCCCGATTATCCGGCGCACTTCGACATCGCCTATCCAGAGCGCCTCTCCCGCGGTCTGGTCCTGGTGAAGTGGTGGCTGCTGGCGATTCCGCAGTATGTCGTCGTCGGGATTCTCCTCGGAGGCTGGGGCAATGACGAAGGCTGGCGCTACAGCGGACTGATTCCCTTTCTGTCACTGGTCGCCGTGATCATCCTGGCGGTCAAGGCCCGTTACCCAGGGCACCTCTTCGACTTGCTGCTCGGTCTGGCCCGTTGGGTCGCCCGGGTAACCGCCTATGCCGCATTGCTGACCGACCAGTACCCGCCCTTCCGGCTCGACATGGGCGGGCGGGAGGCGGCACCGGCGACGACGGCCTGA
- a CDS encoding helix-turn-helix domain-containing protein, with amino-acid sequence MEEQPRAARAPQDARDPRDPQDPPTGALDRRAELSEFLRTRRARLKPEDVGLPAFGRHRRVPGLRREELAQLAGVSVAYYTRLEQGNGRNVSAEVLDAIARALRLNAAEHSHLTHLAKPKAHKKKPSARPQQVRAGLRQLVDTLDDVPAYVTGRRSDILIWNRMAAAVFGDWSELPPQERNWARLVFLRPEYRDLYIDWDQKAADMVSFLRMDAGCHPDDPRLSALVGELSVKSEEFRRLWATHDVKEKSHGVKRMHHPLVGDLTLSFETFPLPDDQEQFLIIYHAEPGSPSADALRLLASWGTDATRAPTVTP; translated from the coding sequence ATGGAAGAACAGCCCCGAGCCGCCCGAGCCCCGCAGGACGCGCGGGACCCGCGGGACCCCCAGGACCCGCCCACCGGCGCCCTCGACCGGCGTGCCGAACTCAGCGAGTTCCTGCGCACCCGGCGGGCCCGGCTGAAGCCGGAGGACGTGGGACTGCCGGCCTTCGGGCGGCACCGGCGGGTCCCCGGGCTGCGCCGGGAGGAGCTCGCCCAGCTCGCGGGCGTGTCCGTGGCGTACTACACCCGGCTGGAGCAGGGCAACGGGCGCAATGTGTCCGCGGAGGTGCTCGACGCCATCGCGCGCGCCCTCCGGCTGAACGCCGCCGAGCACTCCCACCTCACGCACCTCGCCAAGCCGAAGGCGCACAAGAAGAAGCCGTCGGCCCGCCCGCAGCAAGTGCGGGCGGGCCTGCGCCAGTTGGTCGACACGCTGGACGACGTTCCCGCGTACGTCACCGGGCGGCGCTCGGACATCCTCATCTGGAACCGGATGGCGGCCGCGGTGTTCGGTGACTGGTCGGAGCTGCCGCCGCAGGAGCGGAACTGGGCGCGGCTGGTGTTCCTGCGGCCCGAGTACCGGGACCTGTACATCGACTGGGACCAGAAGGCCGCCGACATGGTCAGCTTTCTGCGGATGGACGCGGGCTGCCACCCGGACGATCCACGGCTGTCGGCGCTGGTCGGCGAGTTGTCGGTGAAGAGCGAGGAGTTCCGGCGGCTGTGGGCCACGCACGACGTCAAGGAGAAGAGCCATGGCGTCAAGCGCATGCACCACCCCCTTGTCGGCGACCTCACCCTCTCCTTCGAGACCTTCCCCCTCCCCGACGACCAGGAACAGTTCCTGATCATCTACCACGCCGAACCGGGCTCCCCCTCGGCCGACGCCCTCCGCCTCCTGGCCAGCTGGGGCACGGACGCGACCCGGGCGCCGACGGTGACGCCGTAG
- a CDS encoding VOC family protein, which yields MSVALNHTIVAAHDKEASARFLADILGLEVSPPFGPFIPVEIPNGVTLDYMDSPDPITPQHYAFLVTEDEFDEIFARVKAAGLTYWADPFHRRTMEINRNDGGRGTYFDDPNGHNLEIITRPYGSGS from the coding sequence ATGTCCGTCGCGCTGAACCACACGATCGTCGCCGCTCATGACAAGGAGGCCTCGGCCCGGTTCCTGGCCGACATCCTGGGGCTGGAGGTGAGCCCTCCGTTCGGCCCCTTCATCCCGGTGGAGATCCCCAACGGCGTGACCCTCGACTACATGGACTCACCCGATCCCATCACGCCCCAGCACTACGCCTTCCTGGTCACCGAGGACGAGTTCGACGAGATCTTCGCCCGCGTCAAGGCGGCCGGCCTCACCTACTGGGCGGACCCCTTCCACCGCCGGACCATGGAGATCAACAGGAACGACGGCGGTCGCGGCACCTACTTCGACGACCCGAACGGCCACAACCTGGAGATCATCACCAGGCCGTACGGCAGCGGATCCTGA